The following coding sequences are from one Melopsittacus undulatus isolate bMelUnd1 chromosome 14, bMelUnd1.mat.Z, whole genome shotgun sequence window:
- the CCDC28B gene encoding coiled-coil domain-containing protein 28B, with product MEERRRKRSPRPCPAPPLPPSRSTSLALPLPPLPSPRQRARLRRTSKERVRGTAMARGAPLQHSFLTDVSDVCEMEGGLLSLLSDFHSGKLQAFGKECSFQQLEHVREMQEKLARLHFGLDGCVEELPEEQKKAAADRNLDQLLAHLEELSSSIQKLHLAESSDPEDSTA from the exons ATGGAGGAGCGCAGGAGGAAGCGCAGCCCCCGGCCCTGCCCGGCCCCACCGCTGCCCCCCAGCAGGAGCACGTCCCTGGCGCTGCCgctgccccccctgccctcGCCCCGACAGCGCGCACGGCTCAGGCG GACCAGCAAGGAGCGGGTGCGCGGCACGGCGATGGCGCGGGGGGCTCCgctgcagcacagcttcctCACCGACGTGTCCGACGTGTGCGAGATGGAGGGGGGACTGCTCAGCCTCCTCAGCGACTTCCACTCGGGAAAGCTGCAGGCCTTTG GGAAGGAGTGCTCCTTCCAGCAGCTGGAGCACGTGCGGGAGATGCAGGAGAAGCTGGCTCGGCTCCACTTCGGCCTCGATGGCTGCGTGGAGGAGCTCCCTGAGGAGCAGAAGAAGGCGGCGGCTGACAGGAACCTGGACCAGCTGCTGGCACAC ctggaggagctcagcagctccat TCAGAAGCTGCACTTGGCCGAGAGCTCCGACCCTGAGGACTCCACTGCCTGA